One Diceros bicornis minor isolate mBicDic1 chromosome 11, mDicBic1.mat.cur, whole genome shotgun sequence genomic region harbors:
- the FGB gene encoding fibrinogen beta chain isoform X1 has translation MVSWNFQKFKTMKHLFLILLCVFILKSQAVSDHDDKAAVDARAHRPIDRRREEAPILRPAPPPISGPGYRARPVKVAPSQQKVERKAPDAGGCLHADPDLGVLCPTGCQLQDTLVKQEKPIRNSVNELNNDVESVSQTSSNTFQYITVLKDIWKKRQKQVKDNENVVSEYTSELEKHRLYIDETVNSNVPTNLRVLRSILENLRSKIQKLESDVSAQMEYCRAPCTVSCNIPVVSGKECEEIIRNGGETSEMYLIQPDSSTKPYRVYCDMTTENGGWTVIQNRQDGSVDFGRKWDPYKQGFGNIATNAEGKKFCGVPGEYWLGNDKISQLTMMGPTVLLIEMEDWKGDKVKALYEGFTVKSEADKYQLSVGKYKGTAGNALVDGASQLVGENRTMTIHNGMYFSTYDRDNDGWLTTDPSKQCSKEDGGGWWYNRCHAANPNGRYYWGGQYSWDMAKHSTDDGVVWMNWKGSWYSMKKMSMKIRPFFPQ, from the exons ATGGTTTCTTGGAACttccaaaaatttaaaaccatgaaACATCTATTCCTGATACTATTGTGTGTTTTTATACTTAAGTCTCAAGCTGTCAGTGACCACGATGATaag GCCGCTGTGGATGCCCGGGCTCATCGACCCATtgacaggaggagggaagaggctcCCATCCTGAGACCTGCTCCACCTCCCATCAGCGGACCTGGCTATCGGGCTCGTCCAGTCAAAGTAGCTCCCAGCCAACAGAAAGTGGAAAGAAAAGCCCCTGATGCTGGAGGCTGTCTTCATGCTGACCCAGACCTG GGAGTATTGTGTCCTACAGGATGTCAGTTGCAAGATACTTTGGTAAAACaggaaaaaccaatcagaaacagTGTAAATGAGTTAAATAATGATGTGGAATCTGTTTCCCAGACCTCTTCTAACACCTTTCAGTATATAACTGTGCTAAAAGACATATGGAAAAAGAGGCAGAAGCAAGTAAAAG ataatGAAAATGTAGTAAGTGAATACACCTCAGAGCTGGAAAAGCATCGATTATATATAGACGAGACTGTGAATAGTAATGTCCCAACTAACCTTCGTGTGCTCCGTTCAATCCTGGAAAACTTGAGgagcaaaatacaaaaattagaatCTGATGTCTCGGCTCAGATGGAATACTGCCGCGCCCCATGCACTGTCAGTTGCAATATTCCTGTGGTGTCTGGCAAAG AATGTGAGGAAATTATCAGGAATGGAGGTGAAACATCTGAAATGTATCTCATTCAGCCTGACAGTTCTACCAAACCATACAGAGTATACTGTGATATGACCACAGAGAACGGAG GATGGACAGTAATTCAGAACCGTCAAGATGGTAGTGTTGACTTTGGAAGGAAATGGGATCCATATAAACAAGGATTTGGAAATATTGCAACCAATGCAGAGGGGAAAAAATTCTGCGGCGTACCAG gTGAGTATTGGCTTGGAAATGATAAAATTAGCCAACTTACAATGATGGGACCCACGGTACTTTTGATTGAAATGGAGGACTGGAAAGGAGATAAGGTGAAGGCGTTGTACGAAGGATTCACTGTAAAGAGTGAGGCCGACAAATACCAACTGTCAGTGGGCAAATATAAGGGAACAGCTGGCAATGCCCTCGTGGATGGAGCTTCTCAACTGGTGGGAGAAAACAGAACCATGACTATTCACAACGGCATGTACTTCAGCACATACGACAGAGACAATGACGGCTG GTTAACTACAGATCCCAGCAAACAGTGTTCTAAAGAGGATGGTGGTGGATGGTGGTATAATAGATGTCATGCGGCCAATCCAAACGGCAGATACTACTGGGGTGGACAGTACAGCTGGGACATGGCAAAACACAGCACAGATGATGGAGTGGTATGGATGAACTGGAAAGGGTCTTGGTATTCCATGAAGAAAATGTCTATGAAGATCAGGCCCTTTTTCCCACAGTAA
- the FGB gene encoding fibrinogen beta chain isoform X5, protein MVSWNFQKFKTMKHLFLILLCVFILKSQAVSDHDDKAAVDARAHRPIDRRREEAPILRPAPPPISGPGYRARPVKVAPSQQKVERKAPDAGGCLHADPDLGVLCPTGCQLQDTLVKQEKPIRNSVNELNNDVESVSQTSSNTFQYITVLKDIWKKRQKQVKDNENVVSEYTSELEKHRLYIDETVNSNVPTNLRVLRSILENLRSKIQKLESDVSAQMEYCRAPCTVSCNIPVVSGKECEEIIRNGGETSEMYLIQPDSSTKPYRVYCDMTTENGGWTVIQNRQDGSVDFGRKWDPYKQGFGNIATNAEGKKFCGVPGEYWLGNDKISQLTMMGPTVLLIEMEDWKGDKVKALYEGFTVKSEADKYQLSVGKYKGTAGNALVDGASQLVGENRTMTIHNGMYFSTYDRDNDGCMKIRPFFPQ, encoded by the exons ATGGTTTCTTGGAACttccaaaaatttaaaaccatgaaACATCTATTCCTGATACTATTGTGTGTTTTTATACTTAAGTCTCAAGCTGTCAGTGACCACGATGATaag GCCGCTGTGGATGCCCGGGCTCATCGACCCATtgacaggaggagggaagaggctcCCATCCTGAGACCTGCTCCACCTCCCATCAGCGGACCTGGCTATCGGGCTCGTCCAGTCAAAGTAGCTCCCAGCCAACAGAAAGTGGAAAGAAAAGCCCCTGATGCTGGAGGCTGTCTTCATGCTGACCCAGACCTG GGAGTATTGTGTCCTACAGGATGTCAGTTGCAAGATACTTTGGTAAAACaggaaaaaccaatcagaaacagTGTAAATGAGTTAAATAATGATGTGGAATCTGTTTCCCAGACCTCTTCTAACACCTTTCAGTATATAACTGTGCTAAAAGACATATGGAAAAAGAGGCAGAAGCAAGTAAAAG ataatGAAAATGTAGTAAGTGAATACACCTCAGAGCTGGAAAAGCATCGATTATATATAGACGAGACTGTGAATAGTAATGTCCCAACTAACCTTCGTGTGCTCCGTTCAATCCTGGAAAACTTGAGgagcaaaatacaaaaattagaatCTGATGTCTCGGCTCAGATGGAATACTGCCGCGCCCCATGCACTGTCAGTTGCAATATTCCTGTGGTGTCTGGCAAAG AATGTGAGGAAATTATCAGGAATGGAGGTGAAACATCTGAAATGTATCTCATTCAGCCTGACAGTTCTACCAAACCATACAGAGTATACTGTGATATGACCACAGAGAACGGAG GATGGACAGTAATTCAGAACCGTCAAGATGGTAGTGTTGACTTTGGAAGGAAATGGGATCCATATAAACAAGGATTTGGAAATATTGCAACCAATGCAGAGGGGAAAAAATTCTGCGGCGTACCAG gTGAGTATTGGCTTGGAAATGATAAAATTAGCCAACTTACAATGATGGGACCCACGGTACTTTTGATTGAAATGGAGGACTGGAAAGGAGATAAGGTGAAGGCGTTGTACGAAGGATTCACTGTAAAGAGTGAGGCCGACAAATACCAACTGTCAGTGGGCAAATATAAGGGAACAGCTGGCAATGCCCTCGTGGATGGAGCTTCTCAACTGGTGGGAGAAAACAGAACCATGACTATTCACAACGGCATGTACTTCAGCACATACGACAGAGACAATGACGGCTG TATGAAGATCAGGCCCTTTTTCCCACAGTAA
- the FGB gene encoding fibrinogen beta chain isoform X4, with protein sequence MVSWNFQKFKTMKHLFLILLCVFILKSQAVSDHDDKAAVDARAHRPIDRRREEALVKQEKPIRNSVNELNNDVESVSQTSSNTFQYITVLKDIWKKRQKQVKDNENVVSEYTSELEKHRLYIDETVNSNVPTNLRVLRSILENLRSKIQKLESDVSAQMEYCRAPCTVSCNIPVVSGKECEEIIRNGGETSEMYLIQPDSSTKPYRVYCDMTTENGGWTVIQNRQDGSVDFGRKWDPYKQGFGNIATNAEGKKFCGVPGEYWLGNDKISQLTMMGPTVLLIEMEDWKGDKVKALYEGFTVKSEADKYQLSVGKYKGTAGNALVDGASQLVGENRTMTIHNGMYFSTYDRDNDGWLTTDPSKQCSKEDGGGWWYNRCHAANPNGRYYWGGQYSWDMAKHSTDDGVVWMNWKGSWYSMKKMSMKIRPFFPQ encoded by the exons ATGGTTTCTTGGAACttccaaaaatttaaaaccatgaaACATCTATTCCTGATACTATTGTGTGTTTTTATACTTAAGTCTCAAGCTGTCAGTGACCACGATGATaag GCCGCTGTGGATGCCCGGGCTCATCGACCCATtgacaggaggagggaagagg CTTTGGTAAAACaggaaaaaccaatcagaaacagTGTAAATGAGTTAAATAATGATGTGGAATCTGTTTCCCAGACCTCTTCTAACACCTTTCAGTATATAACTGTGCTAAAAGACATATGGAAAAAGAGGCAGAAGCAAGTAAAAG ataatGAAAATGTAGTAAGTGAATACACCTCAGAGCTGGAAAAGCATCGATTATATATAGACGAGACTGTGAATAGTAATGTCCCAACTAACCTTCGTGTGCTCCGTTCAATCCTGGAAAACTTGAGgagcaaaatacaaaaattagaatCTGATGTCTCGGCTCAGATGGAATACTGCCGCGCCCCATGCACTGTCAGTTGCAATATTCCTGTGGTGTCTGGCAAAG AATGTGAGGAAATTATCAGGAATGGAGGTGAAACATCTGAAATGTATCTCATTCAGCCTGACAGTTCTACCAAACCATACAGAGTATACTGTGATATGACCACAGAGAACGGAG GATGGACAGTAATTCAGAACCGTCAAGATGGTAGTGTTGACTTTGGAAGGAAATGGGATCCATATAAACAAGGATTTGGAAATATTGCAACCAATGCAGAGGGGAAAAAATTCTGCGGCGTACCAG gTGAGTATTGGCTTGGAAATGATAAAATTAGCCAACTTACAATGATGGGACCCACGGTACTTTTGATTGAAATGGAGGACTGGAAAGGAGATAAGGTGAAGGCGTTGTACGAAGGATTCACTGTAAAGAGTGAGGCCGACAAATACCAACTGTCAGTGGGCAAATATAAGGGAACAGCTGGCAATGCCCTCGTGGATGGAGCTTCTCAACTGGTGGGAGAAAACAGAACCATGACTATTCACAACGGCATGTACTTCAGCACATACGACAGAGACAATGACGGCTG GTTAACTACAGATCCCAGCAAACAGTGTTCTAAAGAGGATGGTGGTGGATGGTGGTATAATAGATGTCATGCGGCCAATCCAAACGGCAGATACTACTGGGGTGGACAGTACAGCTGGGACATGGCAAAACACAGCACAGATGATGGAGTGGTATGGATGAACTGGAAAGGGTCTTGGTATTCCATGAAGAAAATGTCTATGAAGATCAGGCCCTTTTTCCCACAGTAA
- the FGB gene encoding fibrinogen beta chain isoform X3 yields the protein MVSWNFQKFKTMKHLFLILLCVFILKSQAVSDHDDKAAVDARAHRPIDRRREEAPILRPAPPPISGPGYRARPVKVAPSQQKVERKAPDAGGCLHADPDLYITVLKDIWKKRQKQVKDNENVVSEYTSELEKHRLYIDETVNSNVPTNLRVLRSILENLRSKIQKLESDVSAQMEYCRAPCTVSCNIPVVSGKECEEIIRNGGETSEMYLIQPDSSTKPYRVYCDMTTENGGWTVIQNRQDGSVDFGRKWDPYKQGFGNIATNAEGKKFCGVPGEYWLGNDKISQLTMMGPTVLLIEMEDWKGDKVKALYEGFTVKSEADKYQLSVGKYKGTAGNALVDGASQLVGENRTMTIHNGMYFSTYDRDNDGWLTTDPSKQCSKEDGGGWWYNRCHAANPNGRYYWGGQYSWDMAKHSTDDGVVWMNWKGSWYSMKKMSMKIRPFFPQ from the exons ATGGTTTCTTGGAACttccaaaaatttaaaaccatgaaACATCTATTCCTGATACTATTGTGTGTTTTTATACTTAAGTCTCAAGCTGTCAGTGACCACGATGATaag GCCGCTGTGGATGCCCGGGCTCATCGACCCATtgacaggaggagggaagaggctcCCATCCTGAGACCTGCTCCACCTCCCATCAGCGGACCTGGCTATCGGGCTCGTCCAGTCAAAGTAGCTCCCAGCCAACAGAAAGTGGAAAGAAAAGCCCCTGATGCTGGAGGCTGTCTTCATGCTGACCCAGACCTG TATATAACTGTGCTAAAAGACATATGGAAAAAGAGGCAGAAGCAAGTAAAAG ataatGAAAATGTAGTAAGTGAATACACCTCAGAGCTGGAAAAGCATCGATTATATATAGACGAGACTGTGAATAGTAATGTCCCAACTAACCTTCGTGTGCTCCGTTCAATCCTGGAAAACTTGAGgagcaaaatacaaaaattagaatCTGATGTCTCGGCTCAGATGGAATACTGCCGCGCCCCATGCACTGTCAGTTGCAATATTCCTGTGGTGTCTGGCAAAG AATGTGAGGAAATTATCAGGAATGGAGGTGAAACATCTGAAATGTATCTCATTCAGCCTGACAGTTCTACCAAACCATACAGAGTATACTGTGATATGACCACAGAGAACGGAG GATGGACAGTAATTCAGAACCGTCAAGATGGTAGTGTTGACTTTGGAAGGAAATGGGATCCATATAAACAAGGATTTGGAAATATTGCAACCAATGCAGAGGGGAAAAAATTCTGCGGCGTACCAG gTGAGTATTGGCTTGGAAATGATAAAATTAGCCAACTTACAATGATGGGACCCACGGTACTTTTGATTGAAATGGAGGACTGGAAAGGAGATAAGGTGAAGGCGTTGTACGAAGGATTCACTGTAAAGAGTGAGGCCGACAAATACCAACTGTCAGTGGGCAAATATAAGGGAACAGCTGGCAATGCCCTCGTGGATGGAGCTTCTCAACTGGTGGGAGAAAACAGAACCATGACTATTCACAACGGCATGTACTTCAGCACATACGACAGAGACAATGACGGCTG GTTAACTACAGATCCCAGCAAACAGTGTTCTAAAGAGGATGGTGGTGGATGGTGGTATAATAGATGTCATGCGGCCAATCCAAACGGCAGATACTACTGGGGTGGACAGTACAGCTGGGACATGGCAAAACACAGCACAGATGATGGAGTGGTATGGATGAACTGGAAAGGGTCTTGGTATTCCATGAAGAAAATGTCTATGAAGATCAGGCCCTTTTTCCCACAGTAA
- the FGA gene encoding fibrinogen alpha chain encodes MFSMRIFSLVLSVAGTVWTTETTEGDFLAEGGGVRGPRIPERQQSACKETDWPFCSDEDWNYKCPSGCRMKGLIDEVNQDFTNRINKLKNSLFDYQKYNKDSNTVSRNIMEILRGDFADADNKDNTFNQVSEDLRSKIEILKRKVIEQVQQINLLQKNVRVQLITMKQLEVDIDIKIRSCRGSCSRALSREIDLKDYEDQQKQLEQVIAKDLLPSRDRQYLPVIKVSLVTDLVPAHFKSQLQKAPPEWHALTEIRQKKMVLEIPGRVVPHGTGSVPEIPRETGPASAGTRIPGSSGPGSAGTRIPGSSGPGSVGTRIPGSSGPGSVGTWIPGSSGHDGAGTWTSGSSGPGSAGTRIPGSSGHGSAGTWTSGSSTSGSVSTWSSGSSEPASFRPDSSGHGNTSPTNPDWGTFEEVSGSVSPGTKKEYHTDKLVTSKGDKELLIGNEKVTSGSTTTTRHACSKTVTKTVTGPDGRKTVTKEVVHSEDGSDCGDAVDLGSLHTFPGRGSLDDFFHRHAGEAVLLDPFRSRTLSVGSESDSFSDSHHFGVPEYPSTGKTSSHSKQYVTTSTKFSRGGSTLETKAFKMADEAGSEEDLDDLRGAHTTKGGQAKARFPRDCDDVLQTHPSGAQSGIFNIKLPGSSKIFSVYCDQETSLGGWLLIQQRMDGSLNFNRTWQDYKRGFGSLNDKGEGEFWLGNEHLHLLTLRGSVLRVELEDCSGNGAYAEYHFRVGSEAEGYALQVSSYEGTAGDALIEGSVEDETEYPSHAGMKFSTFDRDADQWEENCAEVYGGGWWYNNCQAANLNGVYYPGGFYDPRNNSPYEIENGVVWVPFKGADYSLRAVRMKIRPLVTQ; translated from the exons ATGTTTTCCATGAGGATCTTCTCCCTGGTCCTTAGTGTGGCGGGCACAGTTTGG ACAACAGAGACCACTGAAGGTGACTTTCTAGCTGAAGGAGGAGGTGTGCGTGGCCCAAGAATTCCGGAAAGACAACAATCTGCCTGCAAAGAGACAGACTGGCCCTTCTGCTCTGATGAAGACTGG AACTACAAATGCCCTTCTGGCTGCAGGATGAAAGGGTTGATTGATGAAGTCAATCAAGATTTTACAAACAGAATAAATAAGCTCAAAAATTCACTATTTGATTATCAGAAGTACAACAAAGACTCTAATACAGTGTCCAGAAATATAATGGAGATTTTGAGAGGAGATTTTGCTGATGCTGACA acaaagacaatacatttAACCAAGTGTCAGAAGATCTGAGAAGCAAAATTGAGATCCTGAAGCGCAAAGTCATAGAACAAGTACAGCAAATCAACCTTCTGCAGAAAAATGTCAGGGTTCAGCTAATAACTATGAAACAACTGGAG gTGGACATTGATATTAAGATCCGATCTTGCCGAGGGTCATGCAGTAGGGCTTTGTCACGTGAGATAGATCTAAAGGACTATGAAGATCAGCAGAAGCAACTTGAACAGGTCATTGCCAAAGACTTACTTCCCTCTAGAGATAGGCAATATTTACCAGTGATAAAAGTTAGCCTAGTTACAGACTTGGTTCCTGCACATTTCAAGAGCCAGCTTCAGAAGGCCCCTCCAGAATGGCATGCACTAACGGAAATTCGGCAGAAGAAAATGGTGTTAGAGATACCCGGTAGAGTTGTACCTCATGGAACAGGATCAGTGCCTGAAATCCCCAGGGAAACTGGACCTGCTAGTGCTGGCACGCGGATCCCCGGGAGCTCTGGACCTGGTAGTGCTGGCACACGGATCCCCGGGAGCTCTGGACCTGGTAGTGTTGGCACGCGTATCCCTGGGAGCTCTGGACCTGGTAGTGTTGGCACTTGGATTCCTGGGAGCTCTGGACATGATGGTGCTGGCACTTGGACCTCTGGGAGCTCTGGACCTGGTAGTGCTGGCACACGGATCCCCGGGAGCTCTGGACATGGTAGTGCTGGCACTTGGACTTCTGGGAGCTCCACAAGTGGAAGTGTCAGCACTTGGAGCTCTGGAAGTTCTGAGCCTGCAAGTTTTAGGCCAGATAGCTCAGGGCATGGAAACACCAGCCCTACCAACCCAGACTGGGGCACATTTGAAGAGGTGTCCGGAAGTGTAAGTCCAGGGACAAAGAAAGAGTACCATACGGATAAACTGGTCACTTCTAAAGGAGATAAAGAGCTTCTGATTGGTAATGAGAAGGTCACCTCTGGTAGCACAACCACCACTCGTCATGCATGCTCTAAAACTGTTACTAAGACTGTTACAGGTCCTGATGGTCGCAAAACAGTTACCAAAGAAGTGGTACACTCAGAAGATGGTTCTGACTGTGGTGACGCAGTTGATTTAGGCTCATTGCATACTTTCCCTGGCAGGGGTAGCCTAGATGATTTCTTTCATAGGCACGCTGGTGAAGCTGTTTTGTTGGACCCCTTTCGCAGTAGGACTCTGTCTGTGGGCTCAGAATCTGACAGCTTCTCAGACTCTCATCACTTTGGTGTCCCTGAGTACCCTTCCACTGGTAAAACTTCAAGTCACAGCAAACAATATGTGACCACTAGCACGAAGTTCAGCAGAGGAGGCTCCACACTTGAAACTAAGGCCTTTAAAATGGCAGATGAGGCTGGAAGTGAAGAAGATCTTGATGACCTCAGAGGAGCACATACCACCAAGGGAGGCCAGGCTAAAGCTCGCTTTCCCAGAG actgTGATGATGTCCTCCAAACACATCCTTCAGGGGCCCAAAGTGGCATTTTCAATATCAAGCTCCCGGGATCCAGTAagattttttctgtttattgcgATCAAGAGACCAGTTTGGGAGGATGGCTTTTGATCCAGCAAAGAATGGATGGATCACTGAATTTTAACCGGACCTGGCAAGACTACAAGAGAGGTTTCGGCAGCCTGAATGACAAAGGGGAAGGAGAATTCTGGCTAGGCAATGAACACCTCCATTTATTAACCCTGAGGGGCTCTGTCCTTCGGGTTGAATTAGAGGACTGTTCTGGGAACGGGGCTTATGCAGAATATCACTTCCGGGTAGGCTCTGAGGCTGAAGGCTATGCCCTGCAAGTCTCCTCCTATGAGGGCACGGCGGGTGATGCTCTGATTGAGGGTTCTGTAGAGGACGAGACAGAGTACCCTTCTCATGCCGGCATGAAGTTCAGCACCTTTGACAGGGATGCAGACCAGTGGGAAGAGAACTGTGCAGAAGTCTACGGAGGAGGCTGGTGGTACAACAACTGCCAAGCGGCCAATCTCAATGGCGTCTACTACCCTGGGGGTTTCTATGACCCAAGGAACAACAGTCCTTATGAGATTGAGAATGGAGTGGTCTGGGTCCCCTTCAAAGGTGCAGATTATTCCCTCAGGGCTGTTCGCATGAAAATCAGGCCCCTGGTCACCCAATAG
- the FGB gene encoding fibrinogen beta chain isoform X6, producing MVSWNFQKFKTMKHLFLILLCVFILKSQAVSDHDDKAAVDARAHRPIDRRREEAPILRPAPPPISGPGYRARPVKVAPSQQKVERKAPDAGGCLHADPDLGVLCPTGCQLQDTLVKQEKPIRNSVNELNNDVESVSQTSSNTFQYITVLKDIWKKRQKQVKDNENVVSEYTSELEKHRLYIDETVNSNVPTNLRVLRSILENLRSKIQKLESDVSAQMEYCRAPCTVSCNIPVVSGKECEEIIRNGGDKVKALYEGFTVKSEADKYQLSVGKYKGTAGNALVDGASQLVGENRTMTIHNGMYFSTYDRDNDGWLTTDPSKQCSKEDGGGWWYNRCHAANPNGRYYWGGQYSWDMAKHSTDDGVVWMNWKGSWYSMKKMSMKIRPFFPQ from the exons ATGGTTTCTTGGAACttccaaaaatttaaaaccatgaaACATCTATTCCTGATACTATTGTGTGTTTTTATACTTAAGTCTCAAGCTGTCAGTGACCACGATGATaag GCCGCTGTGGATGCCCGGGCTCATCGACCCATtgacaggaggagggaagaggctcCCATCCTGAGACCTGCTCCACCTCCCATCAGCGGACCTGGCTATCGGGCTCGTCCAGTCAAAGTAGCTCCCAGCCAACAGAAAGTGGAAAGAAAAGCCCCTGATGCTGGAGGCTGTCTTCATGCTGACCCAGACCTG GGAGTATTGTGTCCTACAGGATGTCAGTTGCAAGATACTTTGGTAAAACaggaaaaaccaatcagaaacagTGTAAATGAGTTAAATAATGATGTGGAATCTGTTTCCCAGACCTCTTCTAACACCTTTCAGTATATAACTGTGCTAAAAGACATATGGAAAAAGAGGCAGAAGCAAGTAAAAG ataatGAAAATGTAGTAAGTGAATACACCTCAGAGCTGGAAAAGCATCGATTATATATAGACGAGACTGTGAATAGTAATGTCCCAACTAACCTTCGTGTGCTCCGTTCAATCCTGGAAAACTTGAGgagcaaaatacaaaaattagaatCTGATGTCTCGGCTCAGATGGAATACTGCCGCGCCCCATGCACTGTCAGTTGCAATATTCCTGTGGTGTCTGGCAAAG AATGTGAGGAAATTATCAGGAATGGAG GAGATAAGGTGAAGGCGTTGTACGAAGGATTCACTGTAAAGAGTGAGGCCGACAAATACCAACTGTCAGTGGGCAAATATAAGGGAACAGCTGGCAATGCCCTCGTGGATGGAGCTTCTCAACTGGTGGGAGAAAACAGAACCATGACTATTCACAACGGCATGTACTTCAGCACATACGACAGAGACAATGACGGCTG GTTAACTACAGATCCCAGCAAACAGTGTTCTAAAGAGGATGGTGGTGGATGGTGGTATAATAGATGTCATGCGGCCAATCCAAACGGCAGATACTACTGGGGTGGACAGTACAGCTGGGACATGGCAAAACACAGCACAGATGATGGAGTGGTATGGATGAACTGGAAAGGGTCTTGGTATTCCATGAAGAAAATGTCTATGAAGATCAGGCCCTTTTTCCCACAGTAA
- the FGB gene encoding fibrinogen beta chain isoform X2 codes for MVSWNFQKFKTMKHLFLILLCVFILKSQAVSDHDDKAAVDARAHRPIDRRREEAPILRPAPPPISGPGYRARPVKVAPSQQKVERKAPDAGGCLHADPDLGVLCPTGCQLQDTLVKQEKPIRNSVNELNNDVESVSQTSSNTFQYITVLKDIWKKRQKQVKDNENVVSEYTSELEKHRLYIDETVNSNVPTNLRVLRSILENLRSKIQKLESDVSAQMEYCRAPCTVSCNIPVVSGKECEEIIRNGGETSEMYLIQPDSSTKPYRVYCDMTTENGVIQNRQDGSVDFGRKWDPYKQGFGNIATNAEGKKFCGVPGEYWLGNDKISQLTMMGPTVLLIEMEDWKGDKVKALYEGFTVKSEADKYQLSVGKYKGTAGNALVDGASQLVGENRTMTIHNGMYFSTYDRDNDGWLTTDPSKQCSKEDGGGWWYNRCHAANPNGRYYWGGQYSWDMAKHSTDDGVVWMNWKGSWYSMKKMSMKIRPFFPQ; via the exons ATGGTTTCTTGGAACttccaaaaatttaaaaccatgaaACATCTATTCCTGATACTATTGTGTGTTTTTATACTTAAGTCTCAAGCTGTCAGTGACCACGATGATaag GCCGCTGTGGATGCCCGGGCTCATCGACCCATtgacaggaggagggaagaggctcCCATCCTGAGACCTGCTCCACCTCCCATCAGCGGACCTGGCTATCGGGCTCGTCCAGTCAAAGTAGCTCCCAGCCAACAGAAAGTGGAAAGAAAAGCCCCTGATGCTGGAGGCTGTCTTCATGCTGACCCAGACCTG GGAGTATTGTGTCCTACAGGATGTCAGTTGCAAGATACTTTGGTAAAACaggaaaaaccaatcagaaacagTGTAAATGAGTTAAATAATGATGTGGAATCTGTTTCCCAGACCTCTTCTAACACCTTTCAGTATATAACTGTGCTAAAAGACATATGGAAAAAGAGGCAGAAGCAAGTAAAAG ataatGAAAATGTAGTAAGTGAATACACCTCAGAGCTGGAAAAGCATCGATTATATATAGACGAGACTGTGAATAGTAATGTCCCAACTAACCTTCGTGTGCTCCGTTCAATCCTGGAAAACTTGAGgagcaaaatacaaaaattagaatCTGATGTCTCGGCTCAGATGGAATACTGCCGCGCCCCATGCACTGTCAGTTGCAATATTCCTGTGGTGTCTGGCAAAG AATGTGAGGAAATTATCAGGAATGGAGGTGAAACATCTGAAATGTATCTCATTCAGCCTGACAGTTCTACCAAACCATACAGAGTATACTGTGATATGACCACAGAGAACGGAG TAATTCAGAACCGTCAAGATGGTAGTGTTGACTTTGGAAGGAAATGGGATCCATATAAACAAGGATTTGGAAATATTGCAACCAATGCAGAGGGGAAAAAATTCTGCGGCGTACCAG gTGAGTATTGGCTTGGAAATGATAAAATTAGCCAACTTACAATGATGGGACCCACGGTACTTTTGATTGAAATGGAGGACTGGAAAGGAGATAAGGTGAAGGCGTTGTACGAAGGATTCACTGTAAAGAGTGAGGCCGACAAATACCAACTGTCAGTGGGCAAATATAAGGGAACAGCTGGCAATGCCCTCGTGGATGGAGCTTCTCAACTGGTGGGAGAAAACAGAACCATGACTATTCACAACGGCATGTACTTCAGCACATACGACAGAGACAATGACGGCTG GTTAACTACAGATCCCAGCAAACAGTGTTCTAAAGAGGATGGTGGTGGATGGTGGTATAATAGATGTCATGCGGCCAATCCAAACGGCAGATACTACTGGGGTGGACAGTACAGCTGGGACATGGCAAAACACAGCACAGATGATGGAGTGGTATGGATGAACTGGAAAGGGTCTTGGTATTCCATGAAGAAAATGTCTATGAAGATCAGGCCCTTTTTCCCACAGTAA